Part of the Imperialibacter roseus genome, ATAAAATTCCATCTGGCAAATACGCCGTATCTACTTCAAACAGAAACTTCGAAGGAAGGCAGGGCCCGGGCTCAAGAACCTTGCTGGCCAGCCCGCTAACGGCAGCAGCAGTGGCAGTTACCGGTCACTTAGTCGATCCCAGAGAAGTAATGTAATTCACCCTAATCAGAACACTATCATGGCAAAAGATAAATTTCACACCCTAGTAAGTCGTGCGGTACCTGTCGACGTTGAAAACGTTGACACAGATCAGATTATTCCTGCCAGGTTTTTGAAGGCAACCACCCGGGAGGGATTTGGTGACAACCTGTTCCGTGACTGGCGATACGATACAGACAATCAGCCGATTCCTGAATTTCCGTTGAACAACCCTAAATACAGTGGAAAAATCCTGGTGGGTGGCAAGAACTTCGGCTCAGGCTCCAGCCGTGAGCATGCTGCGTGGGCAATTTACGATGCCGGCTTTAGGGTAGTTGTATCAAGCTTTTTTGCTGACATTTTCAAAGGCAATGCCCTGAACACTGGCCTTCTACCTGTAACAGTTTCTGAAGGGTTCCTGCGCAAGATTTTTGATGCGATTGAAAAAGATCCAAAAGCTGAATTCGAAACCAATCTGGTGGATCAGACTTTCACCATCCTGGCTACAGGCGAGAAGGAGAGTTTCGAAATCAACACCTACAAAAAAGAGTGCATGATCAACGGTTTCGACGACATCGATTACCTGTTGAACATTAAAAAAGATATTGAAGCATTCGAGTCTTCAAGGGCTTAAGCCAATTCCATGAAGGTTGAAATAATGGATACGACCCTCAGAGATGGGGAGCAGACGTCCGGTGTCTCTTTTACCGACAGTGAAAAGCTGACGATAGCGCAGCTATTGCTGGAGGAACTGAACATCGATAGGATTGAGGTGGCGTCGGCTCGTGTATCTGAGGGAGAACTGAAGGGGGCGACGAAAATACTGAACTGGGCAGGCCAGAACGGCTTTCTCGACCGGGTGGAGGTACTTGGCTTTGTAGATAAAAACATTTCTGTCGACTGGATCAAAAACTCAGGGGGCAAAGTGCTCAACCTGCTGTGCAAAGGCTCCCGCAAACACTGCGAAGGGCAGCTGAAAAAGACGGTAGACCAGCACTTGACAGACATAGCCGAAACAGTTGACTACGCTCACAAACAGGGGCTCATTATCAATGTGTACCTCGAAGATTGGTCGAACGGTATGCGCACCTCGCCCGATTATGTAGATACCATGATTGAGGGGCTGCTGAAAATGCCCGTCAAAAGAATCATGCTGCCGGACACTCTTGGTATATTGAACCACAAGGAGTCGTACGACTTCTGCAAGGCCATGACCACGAAATTTCCTCAGGCTCACTTCGACTTTCATGCCCACAACGATTATGACCTGAGCACCGCCAATGTGTATGCAGCGCTTGAGGCAGGCATTTACGGCGTGCACACCACCTTGAATGGTTTAGGGGAAAGGGCAGGAAATGTGGCGTTGTCTAGCGTAATTGGGATTGTGAAGGATCATTTGCACCTCGAAATGCAGGTGGATGAAACCAAGCTTTACAAGGTCTGCAAAATCGTTGAATCATTCTCTGGCGTTCGGATTCCTGGTAACAAGCCATTGATTGGCGAATTTGTGTTTACCCAAACCAGTGGCATCCACGCCGACGGCGACAGCAAGGACAACCTGTACCACAATAGCCTGAGCCCCGATCGCTTCGGAAGAAG contains:
- the leuD gene encoding 3-isopropylmalate dehydratase small subunit; translation: MAKDKFHTLVSRAVPVDVENVDTDQIIPARFLKATTREGFGDNLFRDWRYDTDNQPIPEFPLNNPKYSGKILVGGKNFGSGSSREHAAWAIYDAGFRVVVSSFFADIFKGNALNTGLLPVTVSEGFLRKIFDAIEKDPKAEFETNLVDQTFTILATGEKESFEINTYKKECMINGFDDIDYLLNIKKDIEAFESSRA
- a CDS encoding alpha-isopropylmalate synthase regulatory domain-containing protein, whose amino-acid sequence is MKVEIMDTTLRDGEQTSGVSFTDSEKLTIAQLLLEELNIDRIEVASARVSEGELKGATKILNWAGQNGFLDRVEVLGFVDKNISVDWIKNSGGKVLNLLCKGSRKHCEGQLKKTVDQHLTDIAETVDYAHKQGLIINVYLEDWSNGMRTSPDYVDTMIEGLLKMPVKRIMLPDTLGILNHKESYDFCKAMTTKFPQAHFDFHAHNDYDLSTANVYAALEAGIYGVHTTLNGLGERAGNVALSSVIGIVKDHLHLEMQVDETKLYKVCKIVESFSGVRIPGNKPLIGEFVFTQTSGIHADGDSKDNLYHNSLSPDRFGRSYSYALGKMSGKANIKKNLEELGIELSKEDTKKITERIIELGDKKETITKEDLPFIINDVLRSEKIEQHVIIKNYSLSVAQGLKSMATLSIQIGGKTYEKTAAGDGQYDAFMNSLTAIYDDFGRKLPKLIDYEVQIPPGGETDALVITSITWENGKKFKTRGLDPDQTVAAIKATIKMLNIIENHK